One genomic window of Actinoplanes lobatus includes the following:
- a CDS encoding sugar transferase, whose product MSRRQDWERRYVRSLVLSDLTAGVMAGAGTFFTRFGDHVTAYNRQYLVWSALMPLALLLVLVAARAYERRYLFVGSDEYQRVLRGGAGLVGGAAVVSYALNLDLARSYVLVACPLAIVAIVVLRFVLRKRLHLARSRGENLRRVIVVGHELSIIGMTLQLRRERYHGLEVVGACLPPGADGVGLTDLPVFGTFDDVATAVELADADTVVVLSCPELDGAAVRRLAWRLERDEVDLVVSSALVDVAGARTTIRPFDGLPMLHVEHPRLHGGSRLVKDLVDRVGAILLLIFLSPVLLTVALCVGLTSRGPVLFRQVRVGRDGRLFRIFKFRSMYLDAEARLAELRHLNEHDGVLFKIRDDPRVTPVGQWLRRFSLDELPQLLNVLSGQMSLVGPRPPLPTEVAAYADDVRRRLAVKPGMTGLWQVSGRSDLSWEEAVRLDLRYVENWSLSLDLVILLRTVTAVVRSSGAY is encoded by the coding sequence ATGTCCCGCCGGCAGGACTGGGAGCGCCGCTACGTACGGTCGCTGGTCCTCTCCGACCTGACCGCCGGCGTGATGGCCGGGGCGGGCACCTTCTTCACCCGGTTCGGTGACCATGTCACCGCGTACAACCGGCAGTACCTGGTGTGGTCGGCGCTCATGCCGCTGGCGCTGCTCCTGGTGCTGGTCGCGGCGCGGGCGTACGAGCGCCGTTATCTGTTCGTCGGCTCCGACGAGTACCAGCGCGTGCTGCGCGGCGGTGCCGGTCTGGTCGGCGGGGCGGCCGTCGTGTCGTACGCCCTGAATCTTGATCTGGCCAGGTCCTACGTCCTGGTGGCGTGCCCGCTGGCCATCGTCGCGATCGTGGTGTTGCGGTTCGTGCTGCGCAAGCGGCTGCATCTGGCCCGGTCCCGGGGCGAGAACCTGCGCCGGGTGATCGTGGTCGGCCACGAGCTCTCGATCATCGGCATGACCCTCCAGCTGCGCCGTGAGCGCTACCACGGTCTCGAAGTGGTCGGCGCGTGCCTGCCGCCCGGTGCCGACGGGGTCGGGCTGACCGATCTGCCGGTCTTCGGCACCTTCGACGACGTGGCGACCGCGGTGGAACTGGCCGATGCCGACACCGTGGTGGTGCTGAGCTGCCCGGAGCTGGACGGCGCCGCGGTGCGCCGGCTGGCGTGGCGGCTGGAGCGCGACGAGGTGGACCTGGTGGTGTCCAGTGCGCTGGTGGACGTCGCCGGGGCGCGGACCACGATCCGGCCGTTCGACGGGCTGCCCATGCTGCACGTCGAGCATCCCCGGCTGCACGGTGGCTCGCGTCTGGTCAAGGACCTGGTAGATAGGGTCGGGGCGATCCTCCTTCTGATTTTTCTGAGCCCGGTGCTCTTGACCGTGGCGCTCTGCGTAGGCCTTACCTCGCGCGGGCCGGTACTCTTTCGCCAGGTGCGCGTGGGACGTGACGGCCGGTTGTTCCGGATCTTCAAGTTCCGCAGCATGTACCTCGATGCCGAAGCCCGGCTTGCCGAGCTGAGGCATCTCAACGAGCACGATGGTGTGCTCTTCAAAATCCGCGACGACCCGCGAGTCACCCCGGTCGGACAGTGGTTGCGCCGGTTCTCGCTCGACGAGCTGCCGCAGCTGCTCAACGTCCTGTCGGGCCAGATGTCGCTGGTCGGTCCGAGGCCGCCGCTGCCGACCGAGGTCGCTGCCTACGCCGACGACGTGCGGCGCCGGCTTGCCGTCAAGCCGGGGATGACCGGCCTCTGGCAGGTGTCCGGGCGGTCGGATCTCTCCTGGGAGGAGGCGGTCCGGCTCGACCTGCGCTATGTGGAGAACTGGTCGTTGAGCCTGGATCTGGTGATCCTGCTCAGGACGGTGACCGCGGTGGTGCGGTCGTCGGGGGCGTACTGA
- a CDS encoding DUF4383 domain-containing protein encodes MAHTPVNHPLRPIYRIVGFITGAYLVAFGLIGFITTSGEEFTGPGVRVLGQGSNMLWSIISLALGAIVLLATAVGRNIDVAVDQFFGWGLLVVGTYALAVLRTEDLNILGFTMSTVVVTYLVGLLLITVSLYSKTAPKAQAGAPRQVREGRTRTA; translated from the coding sequence ATGGCGCACACCCCGGTCAATCACCCGCTTCGGCCGATCTACCGGATCGTCGGCTTCATCACCGGTGCGTACCTGGTGGCGTTCGGCCTCATCGGGTTCATCACCACCTCCGGCGAGGAGTTCACCGGCCCCGGCGTGCGGGTGCTCGGACAGGGCAGCAACATGCTGTGGTCGATCATCTCGCTGGCGCTCGGCGCGATCGTGCTGCTCGCCACCGCGGTCGGCCGCAACATCGACGTCGCCGTCGACCAGTTCTTCGGCTGGGGCCTGCTGGTGGTCGGCACCTACGCGCTGGCCGTGCTGCGCACCGAGGACCTGAACATCCTCGGGTTTACCATGTCGACCGTGGTCGTCACCTACCTGGTCGGCCTGCTGCTGATCACCGTGAGCCTGTACAGCAAGACTGCCCCGAAGGCCCAGGCCGGTGCGCCGCGGCAGGTGCGCGAAGGCCGTACCCGTACCGCCTGA
- the cysD gene encoding sulfate adenylyltransferase subunit CysD: MSQTKPYRVSHLDALEAESIFVMREVMAEFERPVLLFSGGKDSIVMLRLAEKAFAPARIPFPVMHIDTGHNFAEVLEYRDRRVASLGLNLVVASVQEAIDTGLVRELPDGTRNRIQTPVLLAAVEKYRFDALFGGARRDEEKARAKERMFSFRDEFGQWDPKNQRPELWALYNGRHHPGESIRVFPLSNWTELDVWHYIAKENIPLPSIYYAHDREVVERNGMFYAVNEFIRLRDGETSEVRRVRYRTVGDASQTAAVLSEADTVEKVIDEVAATRITERGATRGDDKVSEAAMEDRKREGYF, translated from the coding sequence ATGAGCCAGACGAAGCCCTATCGCGTATCGCATCTGGATGCTCTCGAAGCGGAGAGCATCTTCGTCATGCGTGAGGTCATGGCCGAGTTCGAGCGCCCTGTGCTGCTCTTCTCCGGCGGTAAAGACTCGATCGTGATGTTGCGCCTAGCGGAGAAGGCGTTCGCGCCCGCGCGCATCCCGTTCCCGGTCATGCACATCGACACCGGCCACAACTTCGCGGAGGTCCTGGAGTACCGGGACCGTCGCGTCGCCTCGCTCGGCCTGAACCTGGTGGTCGCCAGCGTGCAGGAGGCGATCGACACCGGCCTGGTCCGCGAGCTGCCGGACGGCACCCGCAACCGGATCCAGACGCCGGTCCTGCTCGCCGCCGTGGAGAAGTACCGGTTCGACGCCCTCTTCGGCGGCGCCCGCCGCGACGAGGAGAAGGCCCGCGCCAAGGAGCGGATGTTCAGCTTCCGCGACGAGTTCGGCCAGTGGGACCCGAAGAACCAGCGGCCCGAGCTGTGGGCGCTGTACAACGGGCGGCACCACCCGGGCGAGTCGATCCGGGTCTTCCCGCTCTCCAACTGGACCGAGCTGGACGTCTGGCACTACATCGCCAAGGAGAACATCCCGCTCCCGAGCATCTACTACGCCCACGACCGGGAGGTCGTCGAGCGCAACGGGATGTTCTACGCGGTCAACGAGTTCATCCGGCTGCGGGACGGCGAGACCTCCGAGGTCCGCCGGGTGCGGTACCGGACGGTCGGCGACGCGTCGCAGACCGCGGCCGTGCTCTCCGAGGCCGACACGGTCGAGAAGGTGATCGACGAGGTCGCGGCGACCCGGATCACCGAGCGCGGCGCCACCCGTGGCGACGACAAGGTCAGCGAGGCCGCGATGGAAGACCGCAAGCGAGAGGGTTACTTCTGA
- a CDS encoding 3'(2'),5'-bisphosphate nucleotidase CysQ, with protein sequence MGEQTKTSARIAGPREAGEGGAPPVNDSAFARWLADRAGQVLLQVRQDTGYSDGKALKTAGDQAAHELLRAELARWRPADAVLSEEDEHSRTAWIEGEPTLTRPDRLDANRVWIVDPLDGTREFSEEGRDDWAVHVALWTADSSAPARLTAGAVAMPARHCTLATDHAPAYPPMPLEAATGGAIRIAASRTRPPAFVTALAEEIGAELVPMGSAGVKIAAVINGDADAYVHAGGQYEWDSAAPVAVALATGLHASRIDGTPLTYNQADPKLPDLVVCRKDLAPRLLAALQRHLPSE encoded by the coding sequence ATGGGCGAGCAGACGAAGACGTCGGCACGCATTGCCGGGCCACGGGAAGCCGGCGAGGGCGGAGCGCCCCCGGTGAACGACTCCGCCTTCGCCCGCTGGCTCGCGGACCGCGCCGGACAGGTGCTGCTCCAGGTCCGCCAGGACACCGGGTACTCGGACGGCAAAGCCCTCAAGACGGCCGGCGACCAGGCCGCCCACGAGCTGCTCCGGGCCGAGCTGGCCCGCTGGCGCCCGGCTGACGCGGTGCTCTCCGAGGAGGACGAGCACTCCCGGACCGCCTGGATCGAGGGCGAGCCCACCCTGACCCGGCCGGACCGGCTCGACGCGAACCGGGTCTGGATCGTCGACCCGCTCGACGGGACCCGCGAGTTCTCCGAGGAGGGGCGGGACGACTGGGCCGTACACGTGGCCCTGTGGACCGCCGACTCGTCGGCGCCGGCCCGGCTGACCGCGGGCGCCGTGGCCATGCCGGCCCGGCACTGCACCCTGGCCACCGACCACGCGCCGGCGTACCCCCCGATGCCCCTGGAAGCGGCGACCGGTGGGGCGATCCGGATCGCGGCGAGCCGGACCCGCCCGCCCGCCTTCGTCACCGCTCTGGCCGAGGAGATCGGCGCCGAGCTGGTGCCGATGGGCTCGGCCGGGGTGAAGATCGCCGCGGTGATCAACGGCGACGCGGACGCCTACGTGCACGCGGGTGGTCAGTACGAGTGGGACTCCGCCGCCCCGGTGGCTGTGGCGTTGGCCACTGGCCTGCACGCGAGCCGTATCGACGGCACCCCGCTCACCTATAACCAGGCAGACCCCAAGTTGCCTGACCTGGTGGTTTGTCGGAAAGATCTCGCTCCTCGGTTGCTTGCTGCACTGCAGAGGCACCTTCCGTCAGAATGA
- a CDS encoding TetR/AcrR family transcriptional regulator — translation MNRVSEHGDATDRQRRVRMSAAQRREQLITIGRQLFAERGYDATSVEEVAARSKVSKPVVYEHFGGKEGLYAVVVDREVRALLDRITTALTAGHPRELLEQAALALLDYIDQEPHGFQVLVRESPVLSASGNLQSVLSDVAHQVEHILGAEFKNRGLDPRYAALYSQALVGMVALVGQWWREERKPKKEIVAAHLVNLAWNGLSHLEAKPGLITRRVR, via the coding sequence ATGAACCGGGTGAGTGAGCACGGGGACGCCACCGACCGGCAGAGACGCGTCCGGATGTCGGCCGCCCAGCGCCGGGAGCAGCTGATCACGATCGGGCGACAGCTGTTCGCCGAGCGCGGTTACGACGCCACCAGCGTCGAGGAGGTCGCGGCCCGGTCGAAGGTGTCGAAGCCGGTGGTCTACGAGCACTTCGGCGGCAAGGAGGGCCTGTACGCGGTGGTCGTCGACCGCGAGGTGCGGGCCCTGCTGGACCGGATCACCACGGCGCTCACCGCGGGGCATCCGCGCGAGTTGCTGGAGCAGGCCGCGCTGGCGCTGCTCGACTACATCGACCAGGAGCCGCACGGCTTCCAGGTGCTGGTCCGCGAGTCGCCGGTGCTGTCCGCCTCGGGAAATCTCCAGAGCGTGCTGAGCGATGTGGCGCACCAGGTGGAGCACATCCTCGGCGCCGAGTTCAAGAACCGGGGCCTCGATCCGAGGTACGCCGCGCTCTACTCGCAGGCGCTGGTCGGGATGGTGGCGCTGGTGGGTCAGTGGTGGCGGGAGGAGCGCAAGCCCAAGAAGGAGATCGTCGCCGCGCACCTGGTCAATCTGGCCTGGAACGGCCTGTCCCATCTGGAGGCCAAACCAGGGCTGATCACCCGCCGGGTCCGCTGA
- a CDS encoding ATP-binding protein — MGVSPPYLRGDTEQGVTVSVDSTEDAAVSLLTVRGPWDAQLRWTASTTLRRCFTDHPDGLIVDLSGLLDPHSESASTWMTARRLAAGLQPPVHLALCVPPELPLADRMQGLDAGRYLPVYAKIGQARVALAGRIPGDERLSATLRPDPDAPSVARNLVSDACLGWGLVELLHPSRLVMSELVTNAVEHAGTDIRVVVSRRGAGVHLSVADSDPRLPRLIRPSSPRPDLPLDERGRGLRTVQATAAQWGALPTEAGKVVWATVRLSEPR, encoded by the coding sequence ATGGGGGTCAGCCCACCGTATCTTCGCGGTGACACCGAGCAAGGTGTCACCGTCAGCGTCGACTCCACGGAGGACGCCGCGGTCTCCCTCCTCACGGTGCGCGGACCGTGGGACGCGCAGCTGCGCTGGACCGCGTCGACGACGCTCCGCCGGTGTTTCACCGACCATCCGGACGGGCTCATCGTGGACCTGTCCGGGCTGCTCGACCCGCACAGCGAGAGCGCCTCGACCTGGATGACGGCCCGCCGGCTGGCGGCCGGCCTGCAACCGCCGGTGCACCTGGCCCTCTGTGTGCCCCCGGAGCTGCCGCTCGCCGACCGCATGCAGGGTCTGGACGCCGGGCGCTACCTGCCGGTCTACGCCAAGATCGGCCAGGCCCGGGTGGCCCTGGCCGGCCGGATCCCCGGCGACGAGCGGCTGAGCGCCACGCTACGGCCCGATCCGGACGCCCCCAGCGTGGCCCGCAACCTGGTGAGCGACGCCTGCCTGGGCTGGGGGCTGGTGGAGCTGCTGCACCCCAGCCGGCTGGTCATGTCGGAGCTGGTGACGAACGCGGTGGAGCATGCCGGCACCGACATCCGGGTGGTGGTGAGCCGCCGGGGCGCCGGGGTGCATCTGTCGGTGGCCGACAGCGACCCGCGCCTGCCCCGGCTGATCCGCCCCTCCTCGCCGCGCCCGGACCTGCCGCTCGACGAGCGGGGTCGCGGGCTGCGGACGGTTCAGGCGACCGCCGCCCAGTGGGGAGCCCTGCCGACCGAGGCCGGCAAGGTCGTCTGGGCGACGGTCCGGCTCAGCGAGCCTCGATGA
- the cysN gene encoding sulfate adenylyltransferase subunit CysN — MSQAVLEPDAASSRGMDLLRFATAGSVDDGKSTLIGRLLFDTKTIFEDQLEAVESASASRGDEYTNLALLTDGLRAEREQGITIDVAYRYFATPRRKFIIADTPGHIQYTRNMVTGASTADLALILVDARKGLVEQSRRHAFLTSLLRVPHLVLCVNKMDLVDWSQEVFDRIADEFTSFAAKLDAPDLSIIPISALNGDNIASRSENTPWYEGPSLLHHLEHVHIASDRNLVDVRFPVQYVIRPQSTTVTDYRGYAGQVASGILKPGDDVMVLPSGLTSTISSIETADGPVAEAFPPMSVTVRLADEIDISRGDMICRPHNAPTPAQDVEAMICWMDESAPLRVGGKYSIKHTTRSARAVVRGLQYRLDVNTLHRDEAAGELKLNEIGRVKLRTTVPLLADEYRRNRTTGGFILIDESTNRTVGAGMIIEAR, encoded by the coding sequence ATGAGCCAGGCAGTTCTCGAGCCTGACGCCGCTTCCTCCCGCGGCATGGACCTGCTCCGGTTCGCCACGGCGGGCAGCGTCGACGACGGCAAGTCCACGCTCATCGGCCGGCTGCTGTTCGACACCAAGACGATCTTCGAGGACCAGCTCGAGGCGGTGGAGAGCGCCAGCGCGTCCCGCGGCGACGAGTACACCAACCTGGCTCTGCTCACCGACGGCCTGCGTGCCGAGCGGGAGCAGGGCATCACGATCGACGTGGCGTACCGCTACTTCGCCACGCCGCGGCGGAAGTTCATCATCGCCGACACCCCGGGGCACATTCAGTACACCCGGAACATGGTGACCGGCGCGTCCACCGCGGACCTGGCGCTGATCCTGGTCGACGCGCGCAAGGGCCTGGTCGAGCAGTCCCGGCGGCATGCCTTCCTGACCAGCCTGCTGCGGGTGCCGCACCTGGTGCTGTGCGTCAACAAGATGGACCTGGTGGACTGGAGCCAGGAGGTCTTCGACCGGATCGCCGACGAGTTCACCTCGTTCGCGGCCAAGCTCGACGCGCCGGACCTGAGCATCATCCCGATCTCCGCGCTCAACGGCGACAACATCGCCAGCCGGTCGGAGAACACCCCGTGGTACGAGGGCCCGTCCCTGCTGCACCACCTGGAGCATGTGCACATCGCCAGCGACCGCAACCTGGTCGACGTGCGCTTCCCGGTGCAGTACGTGATCCGGCCGCAGTCCACCACGGTCACCGACTACCGCGGCTACGCCGGGCAGGTGGCCTCCGGCATCCTCAAGCCGGGCGACGACGTGATGGTCCTGCCCTCCGGCCTGACCAGCACCATCTCCTCGATCGAGACCGCCGACGGCCCGGTGGCCGAGGCGTTCCCGCCGATGTCGGTGACGGTCCGCCTGGCCGACGAGATCGACATCTCGCGCGGTGACATGATCTGCCGCCCGCACAACGCCCCGACGCCCGCTCAGGACGTCGAGGCGATGATCTGCTGGATGGACGAGTCGGCCCCGCTGCGGGTCGGCGGCAAGTACTCGATCAAGCACACCACCCGGTCGGCGCGTGCCGTGGTCCGCGGTCTGCAGTACCGGCTGGACGTGAACACGCTGCACCGGGACGAGGCGGCCGGCGAGCTCAAGCTCAACGAGATCGGCCGGGTCAAGCTGCGCACCACGGTGCCGCTGCTGGCCGACGAGTACCGCCGCAACCGGACCACCGGTGGCTTCATCCTGATCGACGAGAGCACCAACCGTACGGTCGGCGCCGGAATGATCATCGAGGCTCGCTGA
- a CDS encoding 50S ribosomal protein L25/general stress protein Ctc, whose protein sequence is MSEVKISAEPRTEFGKGGARRTRRAGLVPAVLYGHGEAPQHIALPAREFAAAIRHGGMNQVFTIDIAGNSGATLALPKAIQRDPIKDTYEHVDLLIVKRGEKVQVDIPVHLTGEAAKNTLIVNESTTVAVIAEALHLPTELEVSIDGLEAGSHVTAGDVKLPKGVELAADPELVLAVISAAQTNAEATEESAEGAEGESAE, encoded by the coding sequence GTGTCCGAGGTAAAGATCAGCGCCGAGCCCCGTACCGAGTTCGGCAAGGGTGGTGCCCGTCGCACGCGCCGGGCCGGTCTCGTGCCCGCCGTGCTGTACGGCCACGGCGAGGCGCCGCAGCACATCGCCCTGCCGGCCCGTGAGTTCGCGGCCGCCATCCGCCACGGCGGCATGAACCAGGTCTTCACGATCGACATCGCCGGCAACTCGGGCGCCACCCTGGCGCTGCCGAAGGCGATCCAGCGTGACCCGATCAAGGACACGTACGAGCACGTGGACCTGCTGATCGTGAAGCGTGGCGAGAAGGTCCAGGTCGACATCCCGGTGCACCTGACCGGCGAGGCCGCCAAGAACACCCTGATCGTCAACGAGTCGACCACCGTCGCCGTGATCGCCGAGGCGCTGCACCTGCCGACCGAGCTCGAGGTCTCGATCGACGGCCTGGAGGCCGGCTCGCACGTCACCGCCGGCGACGTGAAGCTGCCCAAGGGCGTCGAGCTGGCCGCCGACCCGGAGCTGGTGCTCGCGGTGATCAGCGCCGCGCAGACCAACGCCGAGGCCACCGAGGAGTCGGCTGAGGGCGCTGAGGGCGAGAGCGCGGAGTAA
- a CDS encoding ribose-phosphate diphosphokinase: MGSIVAENRKSLMLFSGRGFPELAEEIGQVLGVAPTPSDSYEFANGEIFVRFKESVRGSDAFVVQSVTEGVNRWVMETLIMIDALKRGSAKRITVVLPFYPYSRQDKKHRGREPISARLVADLLKTAGANRILTVDLHTAQIQGFFDGPVDHLFAMDTLADYVQKKYAGRPMTVVAPDSGRVRVAERWTDRLGGCPLAFIHKTRDPLKPNQVVANRVVGEVEGRVCLIVDDMIDTGGTIAKAADILFEEGAADVIVASTHALLSDPATERLKNSRISELVVTNTLPLAPEKQLDKITVLSIAPLLARAIREVFDDGSVTTLFGGLS; the protein is encoded by the coding sequence ATGGGCAGCATCGTCGCCGAGAACCGTAAGAGTCTGATGCTCTTCTCCGGCCGGGGTTTCCCGGAACTGGCTGAGGAGATCGGCCAGGTGCTCGGTGTGGCACCGACCCCGTCGGACTCGTACGAGTTCGCCAACGGTGAGATCTTCGTTCGTTTCAAGGAGTCGGTCCGCGGTTCGGACGCGTTCGTCGTCCAGTCGGTGACCGAGGGCGTCAACCGGTGGGTCATGGAGACCCTCATCATGATCGACGCACTCAAGCGTGGTTCGGCCAAGCGGATCACCGTGGTGCTGCCGTTCTACCCGTACTCGCGGCAGGACAAGAAGCACCGCGGCCGGGAGCCGATCTCCGCCCGCCTGGTGGCCGACCTGCTGAAGACCGCGGGCGCGAACCGGATCCTCACGGTGGACCTGCACACCGCCCAGATCCAGGGCTTCTTCGACGGCCCGGTGGACCACCTGTTCGCCATGGACACGCTGGCCGACTACGTGCAGAAGAAGTACGCGGGCCGCCCGATGACCGTGGTCGCACCGGACTCCGGCCGGGTGCGGGTGGCCGAGCGCTGGACCGACCGGCTGGGCGGCTGCCCGCTGGCCTTCATCCACAAGACCCGGGACCCGCTGAAGCCCAACCAGGTGGTGGCGAACCGCGTGGTCGGTGAGGTGGAGGGCCGTGTCTGCCTGATCGTCGACGACATGATCGACACCGGCGGCACGATCGCCAAGGCGGCCGACATCCTGTTCGAGGAGGGCGCGGCCGACGTGATCGTGGCCTCCACGCACGCGCTGCTCTCCGACCCGGCCACCGAGCGGCTGAAGAACAGCAGGATCAGCGAGCTGGTGGTGACGAACACGTTGCCGCTCGCCCCGGAGAAGCAGCTCGACAAGATCACTGTGCTCTCCATCGCCCCGCTGCTGGCCCGGGCGATCCGTGAGGTGTTCGACGACGGCTCGGTGACCACTTTGTTCGGTGGCTTGAGCTGA
- the pth gene encoding aminoacyl-tRNA hydrolase, with product MSDEAPWLVVGLGNPGREYAGNRHNVGFMVADLLASRTGGKFGRAKRAQAEAAEGRLGFGGPKVILLKPLTYMNLSGAPVVALSQFFKVPVAQVIAVHDELDVPFGQVRAKRGGGEGGHNGLRSMSKSLATKEYARVRFGIGRPPGRQDPADYVLSDFSGAERKELDFLVDRAADMVEAIVQEGVEWAQNKYHGV from the coding sequence ATGAGCGACGAGGCACCCTGGCTGGTGGTCGGCCTGGGCAATCCGGGCCGGGAGTACGCCGGCAACCGGCACAACGTGGGGTTCATGGTGGCCGACCTGCTGGCCTCCCGGACCGGTGGCAAGTTCGGGCGGGCGAAGCGGGCGCAGGCGGAGGCCGCCGAGGGCAGGCTGGGCTTCGGTGGGCCCAAGGTGATCCTGCTGAAGCCGCTCACCTACATGAACCTCTCCGGTGCTCCGGTGGTGGCGCTGTCGCAGTTCTTCAAAGTCCCGGTGGCGCAGGTGATCGCGGTGCATGATGAGCTGGATGTGCCGTTCGGGCAGGTTCGGGCGAAAAGGGGTGGAGGCGAGGGCGGTCACAACGGACTCCGCTCGATGTCCAAGTCGCTCGCGACCAAGGAGTACGCGCGCGTGCGCTTCGGCATCGGACGGCCCCCCGGGCGGCAGGATCCGGCCGACTACGTGCTCTCCGACTTCTCCGGGGCGGAGCGCAAGGAGCTGGACTTCCTGGTGGACCGGGCGGCCGACATGGTGGAGGCGATCGTCCAAGAAGGCGTCGAATGGGCGCAGAACAAGTACCATGGTGTCTGA
- the glmU gene encoding bifunctional UDP-N-acetylglucosamine diphosphorylase/glucosamine-1-phosphate N-acetyltransferase GlmU, whose translation MSQAPSRTVVVLAAGEGKRMKSQTPKVLQPLLGRTLLGHVLAVAQAIHTDRTVVVVGHKADQVGAFLAEAAPAATPVLQAEQNGTGHAVRIALDATPDLTGTVVVLSGDVPLLRPETVEALLATHEKAGAAATVLSAEVAEPGGLGRIVRGVDGNLERIVEQKDATEEQRRIREINSGIYAFDAVLLREALGKLSTDNAQGEEYLTDVFGILAAQGHPVAIEVAEFAYETLGCNDRAELARLRVLMRDRVNEAWMRSGVLILDPATTWIDVTATIEPDATVDQNSQILGTSSVATGAVIGPDTTLVDTTVAAGATVLRTHSIGAEIGPSATVGPYSYLRPGTRLGEKSKIGGFVEAKNAELGVGAKVPHLTYVGDATIGAKANIGAGTIFANYDGVKKSHTTVGEAAFVGSDTVLIAPVEIGPGAYVAAGSAVQKNVPAGNLGITRAPQRNVEGWVARARPGTASADAAARAANTTPEQE comes from the coding sequence GTGAGCCAGGCCCCCAGCCGTACCGTCGTCGTCCTCGCCGCCGGTGAGGGCAAGCGGATGAAGTCCCAGACGCCCAAGGTCCTCCAGCCGCTGCTCGGGCGCACCCTGCTCGGGCACGTCCTGGCCGTCGCCCAGGCCATTCACACCGACCGCACCGTGGTGGTCGTCGGCCACAAGGCCGACCAGGTCGGCGCGTTCCTGGCCGAGGCCGCCCCGGCGGCGACCCCGGTGCTGCAGGCCGAGCAGAACGGCACCGGCCACGCGGTGCGGATCGCGCTGGACGCCACGCCCGACCTGACCGGCACCGTGGTGGTGCTCAGCGGCGACGTGCCGCTGCTGCGCCCGGAGACGGTGGAGGCGCTGCTGGCCACCCACGAGAAGGCCGGCGCCGCGGCGACCGTGCTGAGCGCCGAGGTGGCCGAGCCGGGCGGCCTGGGCCGGATCGTCCGGGGCGTCGACGGCAACCTGGAGCGGATCGTCGAGCAGAAGGACGCCACCGAGGAGCAGCGGCGGATCCGCGAGATCAACTCGGGGATCTACGCGTTCGACGCGGTGCTGCTGCGCGAGGCGCTGGGCAAGCTGTCCACCGACAACGCCCAGGGCGAGGAGTACCTGACCGACGTCTTCGGGATCCTGGCCGCCCAGGGGCACCCGGTGGCGATCGAGGTGGCCGAGTTCGCGTACGAGACCCTCGGCTGCAACGACCGCGCCGAGCTGGCCCGGCTGCGGGTGCTGATGCGGGACCGGGTGAACGAGGCCTGGATGCGCTCCGGTGTGCTGATTCTCGATCCGGCGACCACCTGGATCGACGTGACCGCCACGATCGAGCCGGACGCGACCGTCGATCAGAACTCGCAGATCCTCGGCACCAGCTCGGTCGCGACCGGCGCGGTGATCGGGCCGGACACCACGCTCGTCGACACCACGGTGGCGGCCGGCGCAACGGTTCTGCGGACTCACTCGATCGGGGCGGAGATCGGCCCCTCGGCGACCGTGGGGCCGTACTCGTACCTGCGCCCGGGCACCCGTCTGGGTGAGAAGTCCAAGATCGGTGGCTTCGTCGAGGCGAAGAACGCCGAGCTCGGCGTGGGCGCCAAGGTGCCGCACCTGACGTACGTGGGTGACGCCACGATCGGGGCCAAGGCCAACATCGGCGCCGGCACGATCTTCGCCAACTACGACGGGGTGAAGAAGAGTCACACCACCGTGGGCGAGGCGGCCTTCGTCGGGTCGGACACCGTGCTCATCGCGCCGGTCGAGATCGGCCCGGGGGCGTACGTGGCGGCAGGCAGCGCGGTGCAGAAGAACGTCCCGGCCGGCAACCTCGGGATCACCCGCGCGCCACAGCGCAACGTGGAGGGCTGGGTGGCGCGTGCCCGTCCCGGGACGGCCTCCGCCGACGCCGCCGCCAGGGCCGCAAATACCACCCCTGAGCAGGAGTGA